A window of the Deinococcus gobiensis I-0 genome harbors these coding sequences:
- a CDS encoding phytoene/squalene synthase family protein, which yields MTREHSKTFYLGSRCFPGRQRAAVWAVYAACREGDDIADGGGPDVDARLGDWWSRVQGAFAGRPGEHPTDRALAWAAREYPIPLGAFAELHEGLRMDLRGHNYASMDDLTLYCRRVAGVVGFMIAPISGYEGGEATLDKALRLGQAMQLTNILRDVGEDLSLGRVYLPAEVLDRYGLCRADLERGVVTPEYCAMLRDLTAQARAWYAEGRAGIPLLRGRARLAVATAARAYEGILDDLEAAGYDNFNRRAYVSGRRKLMMLPQAWWELRSFSA from the coding sequence GTGACCCGGGAGCACAGCAAGACCTTTTACCTCGGCTCGCGCTGTTTTCCGGGCCGGCAGCGCGCCGCCGTGTGGGCCGTGTACGCCGCCTGCCGTGAGGGTGACGACATCGCCGACGGCGGCGGTCCCGACGTGGACGCCCGCCTGGGCGACTGGTGGTCGCGTGTGCAGGGGGCCTTCGCCGGCCGGCCCGGCGAGCACCCGACCGACCGGGCGCTGGCCTGGGCGGCGCGCGAGTACCCCATTCCCCTGGGGGCCTTCGCCGAACTGCACGAGGGTCTGCGGATGGACCTGCGCGGCCACAACTACGCCAGCATGGACGACCTCACGCTGTACTGCCGGCGGGTGGCGGGCGTGGTGGGCTTCATGATCGCGCCCATCAGCGGCTACGAGGGCGGCGAGGCCACGCTGGACAAGGCGCTGCGGCTGGGTCAGGCCATGCAGCTCACGAACATCCTGCGCGACGTGGGCGAGGACCTGTCGCTGGGCCGGGTCTACCTGCCCGCCGAGGTCCTAGACCGCTACGGCCTGTGCCGCGCCGACCTGGAACGTGGGGTGGTCACGCCCGAATACTGCGCCATGTTGCGCGACCTGACCGCCCAGGCCCGGGCCTGGTACGCCGAAGGCCGCGCGGGCATCCCGCTGCTGCGGGGCCGCGCCCGGCTGGCCGTCGCCACCGCCGCCCGCGCCTACGAGGGCATCCTCGACGACCTGGAGGCGGCCGGATACGACAACTTCAACCGCCGGGCCTACGTCAGTGGGCGGCGCAAACTGATGATGCTGCCCCAGGCCTGGTGGGAACTGCGCAGTTTCTCCGCCTGA
- a CDS encoding class I SAM-dependent methyltransferase, protein MRPERHPKDSLNHSHAAPALSRAQLSNLAPLTARGYMLWRAQSLTLLSGQPFGLERERALFLGQCRPQAAERWLDAGTSAGFYAGVLAAQGCAVLAADLSPAMLREGQRRETSPLIDWALLNLESSGLPDASFDGVTVGATLNETNDPARFLGELARVLRPGGQLWLMYVARTGGPGQTALSTLGGLNFFDPAWTGLQLPQLRRRMAFRSGNVQFEHFLKEAGPDTDL, encoded by the coding sequence ATGCGACCGGAGCGGCACCCCAAAGATTCCCTCAATCATTCTCATGCCGCTCCGGCCCTGTCGCGGGCACAGCTAAGCAATCTCGCGCCCCTCACCGCGCGCGGATACATGCTGTGGCGCGCGCAGTCGCTGACGCTGCTCAGCGGCCAGCCCTTCGGCCTGGAGCGCGAGCGGGCGCTGTTCCTGGGCCAGTGCCGCCCACAGGCCGCAGAGCGCTGGCTGGACGCGGGCACGAGCGCCGGATTCTACGCGGGCGTGCTGGCCGCCCAGGGCTGCGCGGTACTGGCGGCCGACCTGAGCCCCGCAATGCTGCGCGAGGGCCAGCGCCGCGAAACGTCGCCATTGATTGACTGGGCGCTGCTCAACCTCGAAAGCAGCGGCCTGCCCGACGCCAGTTTCGACGGCGTGACGGTCGGGGCCACCCTGAACGAGACGAACGACCCGGCCCGGTTCCTGGGTGAGCTGGCCCGCGTGCTGCGCCCCGGCGGTCAGCTGTGGCTGATGTACGTGGCGCGCACCGGCGGTCCCGGCCAGACGGCGCTGAGCACGCTCGGTGGGCTGAACTTCTTCGACCCGGCGTGGACCGGCCTCCAGCTGCCGCAGCTGCGGCGGCGCATGGCCTTTCGCAGCGGCAACGTGCAGTTTGAACATTTTCTTAAGGAAGCGGGTCCGGACACCGATCTGTAA
- a CDS encoding phage holin family protein yields MEEKKSMGGALIDVFDAALVLVKSELSGLIKKLTAVIKAKGLGVVLMLGAVGPLLLGLVFLILFVFYGLMRLGLGAWAAALLIALFSFALTGALIVMGLNKLSADADLGQPKRKEGPMTEDERLEAQYQAEKRAEKARAEQEKKGHEKGAAGTPIPAVGLGKGREPEPVGVPGRISTTGTSGRDPSSQYTDQSTGGVRPNPEIPRDAINYAAGESRVLNAEDGAATVRVEGGTVTVPVYETDEDGKPQMYSTGINDKLEGSTLPSGPAPAHGGHGHKKHDPNLQEPVVLKDAPGIPVSTTPTYREDMREAAGGPDDAPAVRLDSVRLGKEDRRD; encoded by the coding sequence ATGGAAGAGAAAAAGAGTATGGGCGGCGCACTCATCGACGTGTTCGACGCGGCCCTGGTGCTGGTCAAGTCAGAGCTGAGTGGACTCATCAAGAAGCTCACCGCCGTCATCAAGGCCAAGGGCCTGGGCGTGGTTCTCATGCTGGGGGCGGTGGGGCCGCTGCTGCTGGGCCTCGTGTTCCTGATCCTGTTCGTGTTCTACGGCCTGATGCGCCTGGGCCTCGGGGCCTGGGCCGCCGCGCTGCTGATCGCGCTGTTCAGCTTCGCCCTGACGGGGGCATTGATCGTCATGGGCCTGAACAAGCTCTCGGCCGACGCCGACCTGGGCCAGCCCAAGCGCAAGGAGGGTCCCATGACCGAGGACGAGCGGCTCGAAGCCCAGTACCAGGCCGAGAAGCGCGCCGAGAAGGCGCGGGCCGAGCAGGAGAAGAAAGGCCACGAGAAGGGCGCGGCGGGCACGCCGATCCCCGCCGTGGGTCTGGGCAAGGGCCGTGAACCCGAGCCGGTCGGCGTCCCCGGCCGCATCTCGACCACGGGCACCTCGGGGCGTGACCCCAGCAGCCAGTACACCGACCAGTCCACGGGCGGCGTGCGGCCCAACCCCGAGATTCCCCGCGACGCCATCAACTACGCGGCGGGCGAGAGCCGCGTACTGAACGCCGAGGACGGCGCCGCGACCGTGCGCGTCGAGGGCGGTACCGTGACCGTACCGGTCTACGAAACCGACGAGGACGGCAAGCCCCAGATGTACAGCACGGGCATCAACGACAAGCTCGAAGGCAGCACCCTGCCCTCGGGCCCGGCCCCCGCGCATGGTGGCCACGGTCACAAGAAGCACGACCCCAACCTTCAGGAGCCGGTCGTCCTGAAAGACGCTCCGGGCATTCCCGTGAGCACCACCCCCACCTACCGGGAAGACATGCGTGAGGCGGCGGGCGGTCCGGACGACGCCCCGGCCGTGCGCCTGGATTCCGTGAGACTGGGCAAGGAGGACCGCCGTGACTGA